A stretch of the Hippocampus zosterae strain Florida chromosome 16, ASM2543408v3, whole genome shotgun sequence genome encodes the following:
- the LOC127588774 gene encoding heterogeneous nuclear ribonucleoprotein A/B-like isoform X4, with protein MADADILLMETSEQNGNEGDEDQNDDAAAEAELMADDDADGGKIDASKSEEDAGKMFVGGLSWETNKKDLKDYFSKFGEVSDCTIKIDTASGRSRGFGFVLFKDSASVDKVLQQSQHKLDGRQIDPKRALAMKKEPVKKIFVGGLNPEATEESIREHFGAFGEIETIELPLDPKSKKRRGFIFITYKEEASVKKCLEKKFHNIEGGRCELKIAQPKEVYQQQQQQQQQQQYGGGRGGGYGSRGGQSQGWNQGGYGSYYQGYGGQGYGGYSSYSGYGGYDYPSGGYYGYPGYDYSQGSASYGKAPRRGHQSTYKPY; from the exons ATGGCCGACGCTGACATTCTGCTCATGGAGACTTCGGAGCAAAATGGAAACGAGGGCGACGAGGACCAGAATGACGACGCCGCCGCCGAAGCCGAGCTGATGGCCGACGACGATGCAGACGGCGGCAAGATTGACGCCAGCAAAAGTGAAGAGGATGCAGG CAAAATGTTTGTTGGCGGCCTGAGCTGGGAAACCAACAAGAAGGACCTCAAGGACTACTTCAGCAAGTTCGGCGAGGTTTCGGACTGCACCATCAAAATTGACACGGCCAGCGGACGCTCCCGCGGCTTCGGCTTCGTGCTCTTCAAAGACTCCGCCAGTGTGGACAAG GTGCTGCAGCAGAGCCAGCACAAACTGGACGGGCGCCAGATCGACCCCAAGCGGGCCCTGGCCATGAAGAAGGAGCCCGTCAAGAAGATCTTTGTCGGCGGTTTGAACCCGGAAGCCACCGAGGAAAGCATCAGGGAGCACTTCGGAGCCTTTGGAGAG ATCGAAACCATCGAGCTTCCCCTGGATCCCAAGTCGAAGAAGAGGAGGGGCTTCATCTTCATCACGTACAAAGAGGAAGCCAGCGTCAAGAAGTGCTTGGAGAAGAAGTTCCACAACATTGAGGGCGGAAGG TGCGAGCTGAAGATCGCCCAGCCCAAGGAGGtgtaccagcagcagcagcaacaacagcagcagcagcagtacgGCGGAGGACGCGGCGGAGGCTACGGCAGCCGAGGAG GCCAGAGCCAAGGCTGGAACCAGGGCGGCTACGGAAGCTACTACCAGGGATACGGCGGCCAAGGCTACGGCGGCTACAGCAGCTACAGCGGCTACGGCGGCTACGACTACCCCTCCGGTGGCTACTATGGATACCCTGGATACGACTACA GCCAGGGCAGCGCCAGTTACGGCAAAGCTCCCAGACGGGGCCACCAGAGCACCTACAAGCCATACTGA
- the LOC127588774 gene encoding heterogeneous nuclear ribonucleoprotein A/B-like isoform X3 → MADADILLMETSEQNGNEGDEDQNDDAAAEAELMADDDADGGKIDASKSEEDAGKMFVGGLSWETNKKDLKDYFSKFGEVSDCTIKIDTASGRSRGFGFVLFKDSASVDKVLQQSQHKLDGRQIDPKRALAMKKEPVKKIFVGGLNPEATEESIREHFGAFGEIETIELPLDPKSKKRRGFIFITYKEEASVKKCLEKKFHNIEGGRCELKIAQPKEVYQQQQQQQQQQQYGGGRGGGYGSRGGRGRSGGQSQGWNQGGYGSYYQGYGGQGYGGYSSYSGYGGYDYPSGGYYGYPGYDYSQGSASYGKAPRRGHQSTYKPY, encoded by the exons ATGGCCGACGCTGACATTCTGCTCATGGAGACTTCGGAGCAAAATGGAAACGAGGGCGACGAGGACCAGAATGACGACGCCGCCGCCGAAGCCGAGCTGATGGCCGACGACGATGCAGACGGCGGCAAGATTGACGCCAGCAAAAGTGAAGAGGATGCAGG CAAAATGTTTGTTGGCGGCCTGAGCTGGGAAACCAACAAGAAGGACCTCAAGGACTACTTCAGCAAGTTCGGCGAGGTTTCGGACTGCACCATCAAAATTGACACGGCCAGCGGACGCTCCCGCGGCTTCGGCTTCGTGCTCTTCAAAGACTCCGCCAGTGTGGACAAG GTGCTGCAGCAGAGCCAGCACAAACTGGACGGGCGCCAGATCGACCCCAAGCGGGCCCTGGCCATGAAGAAGGAGCCCGTCAAGAAGATCTTTGTCGGCGGTTTGAACCCGGAAGCCACCGAGGAAAGCATCAGGGAGCACTTCGGAGCCTTTGGAGAG ATCGAAACCATCGAGCTTCCCCTGGATCCCAAGTCGAAGAAGAGGAGGGGCTTCATCTTCATCACGTACAAAGAGGAAGCCAGCGTCAAGAAGTGCTTGGAGAAGAAGTTCCACAACATTGAGGGCGGAAGG TGCGAGCTGAAGATCGCCCAGCCCAAGGAGGtgtaccagcagcagcagcaacaacagcagcagcagcagtacgGCGGAGGACGCGGCGGAGGCTACGGCAGCCGAGGAGGTCGCGGCCGCAGCGGGG GCCAGAGCCAAGGCTGGAACCAGGGCGGCTACGGAAGCTACTACCAGGGATACGGCGGCCAAGGCTACGGCGGCTACAGCAGCTACAGCGGCTACGGCGGCTACGACTACCCCTCCGGTGGCTACTATGGATACCCTGGATACGACTACA GCCAGGGCAGCGCCAGTTACGGCAAAGCTCCCAGACGGGGCCACCAGAGCACCTACAAGCCATACTGA
- the LOC127588774 gene encoding heterogeneous nuclear ribonucleoprotein A/B-like isoform X2: MADADILLMETSEQNGNEGDEDQNDDAAAEAELMADDDADGGKIDASKSEEDAGKMFVGGLSWETNKKDLKDYFSKFGEVSDCTIKIDTASGRSRGFGFVLFKDSASVDKVLQQSQHKLDGRQIDPKRALAMKKEPVKKIFVGGLNPEATEESIREHFGAFGEIETIELPLDPKSKKRRGFIFITYKEEASVKKCLEKKFHNIEGGRCELKIAQPKEVYQQQQQQQQQQQYGGGRGGGYGSRGGQSQGWNQGGYGSYYQGYGGQGYGGYSSYSGYGGYDYPSGGYYGYPGYDYIDDDAVLPGQGSASYGKAPRRGHQSTYKPY, from the exons ATGGCCGACGCTGACATTCTGCTCATGGAGACTTCGGAGCAAAATGGAAACGAGGGCGACGAGGACCAGAATGACGACGCCGCCGCCGAAGCCGAGCTGATGGCCGACGACGATGCAGACGGCGGCAAGATTGACGCCAGCAAAAGTGAAGAGGATGCAGG CAAAATGTTTGTTGGCGGCCTGAGCTGGGAAACCAACAAGAAGGACCTCAAGGACTACTTCAGCAAGTTCGGCGAGGTTTCGGACTGCACCATCAAAATTGACACGGCCAGCGGACGCTCCCGCGGCTTCGGCTTCGTGCTCTTCAAAGACTCCGCCAGTGTGGACAAG GTGCTGCAGCAGAGCCAGCACAAACTGGACGGGCGCCAGATCGACCCCAAGCGGGCCCTGGCCATGAAGAAGGAGCCCGTCAAGAAGATCTTTGTCGGCGGTTTGAACCCGGAAGCCACCGAGGAAAGCATCAGGGAGCACTTCGGAGCCTTTGGAGAG ATCGAAACCATCGAGCTTCCCCTGGATCCCAAGTCGAAGAAGAGGAGGGGCTTCATCTTCATCACGTACAAAGAGGAAGCCAGCGTCAAGAAGTGCTTGGAGAAGAAGTTCCACAACATTGAGGGCGGAAGG TGCGAGCTGAAGATCGCCCAGCCCAAGGAGGtgtaccagcagcagcagcaacaacagcagcagcagcagtacgGCGGAGGACGCGGCGGAGGCTACGGCAGCCGAGGAG GCCAGAGCCAAGGCTGGAACCAGGGCGGCTACGGAAGCTACTACCAGGGATACGGCGGCCAAGGCTACGGCGGCTACAGCAGCTACAGCGGCTACGGCGGCTACGACTACCCCTCCGGTGGCTACTATGGATACCCTGGATACGACTACA TTGACGATGATGCTGTGTTGCCAGGCCAGGGCAGCGCCAGTTACGGCAAAGCTCCCAGACGGGGCCACCAGAGCACCTACAAGCCATACTGA
- the LOC127588774 gene encoding heterogeneous nuclear ribonucleoprotein A/B-like isoform X1 — protein sequence MADADILLMETSEQNGNEGDEDQNDDAAAEAELMADDDADGGKIDASKSEEDAGKMFVGGLSWETNKKDLKDYFSKFGEVSDCTIKIDTASGRSRGFGFVLFKDSASVDKVLQQSQHKLDGRQIDPKRALAMKKEPVKKIFVGGLNPEATEESIREHFGAFGEIETIELPLDPKSKKRRGFIFITYKEEASVKKCLEKKFHNIEGGRCELKIAQPKEVYQQQQQQQQQQQYGGGRGGGYGSRGGRGRSGGQSQGWNQGGYGSYYQGYGGQGYGGYSSYSGYGGYDYPSGGYYGYPGYDYIDDDAVLPGQGSASYGKAPRRGHQSTYKPY from the exons ATGGCCGACGCTGACATTCTGCTCATGGAGACTTCGGAGCAAAATGGAAACGAGGGCGACGAGGACCAGAATGACGACGCCGCCGCCGAAGCCGAGCTGATGGCCGACGACGATGCAGACGGCGGCAAGATTGACGCCAGCAAAAGTGAAGAGGATGCAGG CAAAATGTTTGTTGGCGGCCTGAGCTGGGAAACCAACAAGAAGGACCTCAAGGACTACTTCAGCAAGTTCGGCGAGGTTTCGGACTGCACCATCAAAATTGACACGGCCAGCGGACGCTCCCGCGGCTTCGGCTTCGTGCTCTTCAAAGACTCCGCCAGTGTGGACAAG GTGCTGCAGCAGAGCCAGCACAAACTGGACGGGCGCCAGATCGACCCCAAGCGGGCCCTGGCCATGAAGAAGGAGCCCGTCAAGAAGATCTTTGTCGGCGGTTTGAACCCGGAAGCCACCGAGGAAAGCATCAGGGAGCACTTCGGAGCCTTTGGAGAG ATCGAAACCATCGAGCTTCCCCTGGATCCCAAGTCGAAGAAGAGGAGGGGCTTCATCTTCATCACGTACAAAGAGGAAGCCAGCGTCAAGAAGTGCTTGGAGAAGAAGTTCCACAACATTGAGGGCGGAAGG TGCGAGCTGAAGATCGCCCAGCCCAAGGAGGtgtaccagcagcagcagcaacaacagcagcagcagcagtacgGCGGAGGACGCGGCGGAGGCTACGGCAGCCGAGGAGGTCGCGGCCGCAGCGGGG GCCAGAGCCAAGGCTGGAACCAGGGCGGCTACGGAAGCTACTACCAGGGATACGGCGGCCAAGGCTACGGCGGCTACAGCAGCTACAGCGGCTACGGCGGCTACGACTACCCCTCCGGTGGCTACTATGGATACCCTGGATACGACTACA TTGACGATGATGCTGTGTTGCCAGGCCAGGGCAGCGCCAGTTACGGCAAAGCTCCCAGACGGGGCCACCAGAGCACCTACAAGCCATACTGA
- the LOC127588776 gene encoding maternal B9.10 protein-like, protein MKEEIAAAVFFMGRVVKRYGCLDNDGRERFGTALTSALFESYKNHWHPNVPTKGQAYRCLRMNRVQQQDPVLQKACDRSSVRYEDLGLPQELTVWVDPGEVSCRYGEHGTPFSISKVDGSRRADGHFSRRVNDAVERASLDVPSESSSDEDDDDDGVEEEEGGDSSSGPSAALGAEPKTIPTVSNPKSVYRFSEFAPGAPQTWLTHPKRKPFGGDTFLPLVPLPHLSPQHLAGSKGFHSYRAMFTFTGPRVDKYHWVSKSRS, encoded by the exons ATGAAGGAGGAAATTGCCGCCGCCGTCTTTTTCATGGGCCGCGTGGTCAAGCGCTACGGGTGTCTGgacaacgacggccgtgagcgCTTCGGCACCGCGCTCACGTCCGCCTTGTTTGAGAGCTACAAGAACCACTGGCACCCCAACGTGCCCACCAAGGGGCAGGCCTACAG GTGTCTGCGAATGAACCGGGTACAACAACAGGATCCGGTGCTTCAGAAGGCGTGCGATAGAAGCAGCGTGCGCTACGAGGACCTGGGCCTGCCTCAGGAGCTCACCGTGTGGGTTGACCCCGGAGAAGTGTCGTGCAG gtacGGCGAACACGGCACCCCCTTCTCCATCTCAAAGGTGGACGGCAGCCGGCGTGCCGACGGCCACTTCTCCCGGCGAGTCAACGATGCCGTGGAGCGAGCCAGCCTGGACGTACCCTCGGAGAGTTCTtcggatgaggatgatgatgatgatggggtggaggaggaagagggcggTGATAGCAGCAGCGGGCCATCTGCTGCTCTCGGTGCCGAACCCAAAACCATCCCGACTGTTAGCAATCCCAAAAGCGTCTACCGG TTCAGCGAGTTTGCTCCTGGCGCACCCCAGACATGGCTCACCCACCCCAAAAGGAAGCCATTCGGCGGGGACACCTTCCTGCCTCTCGTCCCTCTACCTCATCTCTCACCACAGCACCTGGCGGGCTCCAAAGGTTTCCATTCCTACCGGGCTATGTTTACCTTCACTGGGCCTCGTGTGGATAAGTACCACTGGGTCAGCAAGTCCCGCTCCTAG
- the LOC127588773 gene encoding kidney mitochondrial carrier protein 1-like, with translation MFFTVLVRLLSQRCCVDLCLGGLLLFLAGLQQAEAAAAAAAAAGAPTAEMVNLNWKPFIYGGMASIVAEFGTFPIDLTKTRLQVQGQSQYMEVRYKGMFHALFRIGKEEGIRALYSGISPALLRQASYGTIKIGTYNSLKRLFVSRPEDETMVINVFCGVVSGVLSSSLANPTDVLKIRMQAQGSLLQGSMMSNFINIYQTEGTKGLWRGVIPTAQRAAIVVGVELPVYDITKKHLLRSGVMGDTILTHFISSFTCGLAGALASNPVDVVRTRMMNQRVLSGAPMYKGTLDGVMQTWRNEGFFALYKGFWPNWLRLGPWNIIFFITFEQLKKLPL, from the exons ATGTTTTTCACCGTGCTTGTTCGCCTGCTGTCACAGCGCTGTTGCGTGGACTTGTGCCTGGGCGGCTTACTCTTGTTCCTGGCCGGGCTGCAGCAGGCGGAGGCTGCCGCAGCCGCAGCCGCAGCCGCTGGAGCCCCCACGGCAGagatggtcaacctgaactggaAGCCGTTCATCTACGGCGGGATGGCCTCGATCGTCGCAGAATTCG GCACGTTCCCCATCGATTTGACAAAGACGCGGCTCCAGGTGCAGGGTCAGTCCCAGTACATGGAGGTGCGCTACAAAGGCATGTTCCACGCCCTGTTCAGGATTGGCAAGGAAGAGGGCATCCGAGCGCTCTACTCAGG GATCTCTCCTGCGCTCTTGAGACAAGCGTCTTATGGGACCATCAAGATCGGAACCTATAACTCCCTGAAGAGGCTTTTTGTCAGTCGCCCAGAAG ACGAGACCATGGTCATCAACGTCTTCTGTGGAGTGGTCTCCGGCGTCCTGTCGTCCTCGCTGGCCAATCCCACGGATGTCCTCAAG ATCCGAATGCAGGCGCAGGGCAGTCTGCTGCAAGGCAGCATGATGTCCAACTTCATCAACATCTACCAGACGGAGGGCACCAAAGGCCTGTGGCGA GGCGTCATTCCCACGGCGCAGCGGGCCGCCATCGTCGTCGGCGTTGAGCTTCCCGTCTACGACATCACAAAGAAACACCTCCTGCGATCAGGCGTCATGGGCGACACCATTTTGACACACTTCAT TTCAAGTTTCACATGCGGCCTGGCGGGGGCGCTGGCCTCCAACCCCGTAGACGTGGTGCGCACGCGCATGATGAACCAGCGGGTGCTGTCGGGGGCACCCATGTACAAAGGCACGCTGGACGGCGTGATGCAGACGTGGAGGAACGAGGGCTTCTTCGCGCTCTACAAAGGATTTTGGCCCAACTGGCTGCGGCTGGGGCCTTGGAACATTATC TTCTTCATCACCTTCGAGCAGTTGAAGAAGCTCCCGTTGTAA
- the LOC127588812 gene encoding glucose-dependent insulinotropic receptor-like has translation MTAAAAAGDGLKPRVTGFILSVASCLIVGTNLLVAAALLRLLAKRCSQSWCFVLNLALADILVGLAITGLATEDFGTNVTSTDYHHHHRYYRHGAGNFTSPAPGKSRCLMRMAFVMSPCTASILSMFLISLDRYAAIKVPLRYTRFSGKGTAAGSLVALWACSVIVGFLPVMVRQLQTDGYGGLCAFFSVIYPTGIIVLFSACFFPVLSAFVYIYMDILKIACGHQRQIFQISQAGSRTTAVHRHSSQWPQARSRYWSHVKALRTVALLVGCFLTLWCPFFVVSIVQLLCKSCRLITVLENHLWLLGMSNSLINPLVYACWQREVRTQIADMFACLAGRGSAPGPVYGWRPSVARTDSNWRPRTGA, from the exons atgacggcggcggcggcggcgggcgacgGGTTGAAGCCACGGGTGACGGGTTTCATCCTGAGCGTGGCCTCCTGCCTCATCGTGGGCACCAACCTTCTGGTGGCTGCAGCCCTCCTGCGCCTTCTGGCTAAAAGGTGCAGCCAGAGCTGGTGCTTCGTCCTCAACCTCGCCCTGGCTGACATCCTGGTGGGCTTGGCCATTACCGGTCTGGCCACAGAGGACTTCGGTACCAACGTCACCTCCACggactaccaccaccaccatcgctACTACCGCCACGGCGCCGGGAACTTCACATCCCCGGCTCCGGGAAAGAGCCGCTGTTTGATGCGGATGGCCTTTGTGATGTCGCCGTGCACGGCGTCCATtttgtccatgtttctgatCTCGTTGGACCGCTACGCCGCCATCAAGGTGCCCCTGAGGTACACCAGGTTTTCTGGAAAGGGGACGGCGGCCGGATCCCTGGTGGCTCTTTGGGCTTGTTCGGTCATCGTGGGATTCTTACCAG TGATGGTCCGCCAGCTGCAGACGGACGGCTACGGTGGCCTgtgcgccttcttctccgtcATCTACCCGACGGGCATCATCGTCCTGTTCAGCGCCTGTTTCTTCCCCGTCCTCTCTGCGTTTGTGTACATCTACATGGACATCCTGAAGATTGCCTGTGGCCACCAACGCCAGATCTTCCAGATCAGCCAGGCGGGCTCTCGGACTACCGCCGTCCACCGGCACTCTTCCCAGTGGCCCCAAGCGAGGAGCCGCTACTGGAGCCACGTCAAGGCCCTGAGGACCGTGGCCTTGCTAGTGGGCTGCTTCCTGACCCTGTGGTGTCCCTTCTTCGTGGTGAGCATCGTGCAGCTGCTGTGTAAAAGCTGCCGGCTCATCACGGTGTTGGAGAACCACCTGTGGCTGCTGGGCATGTCCAACTCGCTCATCAATCCACTCGTCTACGCCTGTTGGCAGAGGGAGGTGAGGACGCAGATAGCGGACATGTTTGCGTGCCTGGCGGGGAGGGGGTCGGCTCCCGGACCGGTCTACGGTTGGAGACCTTCAGTGGCGAGGACGGACTCGAACTGGCGGCCTCGAACTGGAGCCTAA
- the LOC127588778 gene encoding dual specificity protein kinase CLK2-like, whose translation MGRKDQDCGRNEVKRDSLQDQIKNSSRGNQTGGNSLEPTRLSDDKVQRSQAGGCSNYGEEEGHLIYYAGLVLKKRYEVVSTLGVGAFAKVVECIDQDKHRRVAVKIIRNIKSFRQAAKCEIAVLEEINTLDDDNSFACVRMLDWFEHQGHMCLVFERLGLSTYEVLKQNQFLPFSVEQIRHMAFQIFRAVSFLHRNKLTHTDLKPENILFVCSDYDMVYNHQTKLDERKMRSLDVKVVDFGTAIFDHERHESLVSTRHYRAPEIILDLGWNQSCDVWSLACVLMEYYRGQTLFPTHDSKEHLAMMEKILGPLPPHMLKQTRKQDYVLNGRLDWDELSSSGRYVRKHCKPLKSLPRSSEDERQLLDLLACMLEFDVTRRITLEEALWHPFFAPARMEKQRLS comes from the exons ATGGGCAGGAAAGACCAGGACTGTG GCCGCAATGAAGTCAAAAGAGATTCCCTCCAAGATCAGATAAAGAACAGCAGCCGTGGCAACCAAACAGGTGGCAACTCC CTCGAGCCCACCCGCCTTAGCGATGACAAGGTTCAGAGGAGTCAGGCCGGCGGCTGCAGCAACTACGGCGAAGAGGAAGGTCACCTGATCTACTACGCCGGCCTCGTGCTGAAGAAACGgt ATGAGGTGGTGTCCACGCTGGGTGTAGGGGCTTTTGCAAAGGTGGTCGAGTGTATTGACCAAGACAA ACACAGGCGTGTGGCAGTGAAGATTATTCGCAACATCAAAAGCTTCCGTCAAGCGGCCAAGTGTGAGATCGCCGTCTTGGAAGAGATCAACACCTTGGACGATGACAACAGTTT TGCCTGTGTGCGGATGCTGGACTGGTTTGAGCACCAAGGCCACATGTGTCTGGTCTTTGAGCGCCTGGGACTCAGTACCTACGAGGTCCTCAAGCAAAACCAATTTCTGCCGTTCAGCGTGGAGCAGATCCGACATATGGCCTTCCAGATTTTTCGAGCCGTCAGCT TCCTACATCGCAATAAGCTGACCCACACCGACCTGAAACCGGAAAACATCCTGTTTGTCTGTTCTGACTATGACATGGTGTACAACCACCAGACG AAACTCGACGAGAGGAAAATGAGGAGCCTGGATGTAAAGGTGGTGGACTTTGGCACTGCCATTTTTGACCATGAACGTCACGAATCCTTGGTCTCAACGCGCCACTATCGAGCTCCGGAAATCATACTTG ATCTAGGCTGGAATCAATCTTGTGATGTTTGGAGTTTGGCCTGCGTTCTCATGGAGTACTACCGTGGCCAGACGCTATTCCCG ACTCATGACAGCAAGGAACATCTGGCCATGATGGAGAAGATCCTGGGACCCCTCCCGCCGCACATGCTGAAACAAACCAG AAAGCAGGACTACGTCCTCAATGGCCGACTGGACTGGGACGAGCTCAGCTCCTCGGGCAGATATGTCCGGAAACATTGCAAGCCTCTCAAG AGCTTGCCGAGGAGCAGCGAGGACGAACGGCAGCTGTTGGACCTTCTGGCCTGCATGCTGGAGTTTGACGTGACTCGACGCATCACCCTGGAGGAGGCGCTGTGGCACCCGTTTTTCGCACCGGCCAGAATGGAAAAACAACGGCtaagctaa